A DNA window from Roseovarius sp. Pro17 contains the following coding sequences:
- a CDS encoding ABC transporter permease gives MKLTFLRLSFWLYLALFFAYLLGPLVIMSITAFNSPSFPRMTPWECLTFDWFGALFRDERILNGIKNSLIVGLGTVILSVTMGLAAALMLTQIWPKLRATFYTLIIAPILIPGVVLGISTLVFWDRVARMLGQQPGGFLSNGIFLTIIGQSTFIASYCMLVLVARLQRYDVSLTEAALDLGATHAQAFRKIMLPFMRPALASAAVLAFLASFENYNTTTFTFGEYPTLTIELAQKVRYGITPAISALAFIIVALTIFAALANEANIRRKALAAAGPTVGSAPKTGLRLPRILSGNPAAILLVLCAIAAITVVGTAMTYSPDQCVADIRAAKRLKAQEAVEALRAAREAREPDESTPSPRTGGGNSSFGGVFNPTNLGGESEPEPVPEPDQPKAKTGFGGVFNPTNLGGDN, from the coding sequence ATGAAGCTGACGTTCCTGCGCCTGTCATTCTGGCTCTACCTCGCCCTCTTTTTCGCGTACCTTCTGGGCCCTCTGGTCATCATGTCGATCACCGCGTTCAATTCACCGTCCTTCCCGCGCATGACCCCGTGGGAGTGCCTTACGTTCGACTGGTTTGGCGCACTGTTCCGGGACGAGCGTATCCTGAACGGGATCAAGAACAGCCTGATCGTCGGCCTCGGCACCGTGATCCTGTCGGTCACGATGGGGCTGGCGGCGGCGCTGATGCTGACGCAGATCTGGCCAAAACTGCGCGCCACTTTTTACACGCTGATCATCGCGCCCATCCTCATCCCCGGTGTGGTTCTGGGCATCTCGACCCTCGTGTTCTGGGACCGGGTCGCACGGATGCTGGGTCAACAGCCGGGCGGCTTCCTGTCCAACGGCATTTTTCTGACAATCATCGGTCAATCCACATTCATCGCCTCCTACTGCATGCTCGTCCTCGTCGCGCGGCTGCAACGCTACGATGTTTCGCTGACCGAGGCCGCGCTGGACCTTGGCGCGACACACGCGCAGGCGTTTCGCAAGATCATGCTGCCTTTCATGCGGCCCGCCCTCGCATCCGCTGCCGTGCTGGCGTTCCTCGCTTCGTTTGAGAACTACAACACCACCACATTTACATTCGGTGAATATCCGACCCTGACAATCGAGTTGGCCCAGAAGGTGCGTTACGGGATTACGCCCGCCATCTCGGCGCTGGCGTTTATCATCGTCGCGCTGACAATCTTTGCCGCCCTCGCGAACGAGGCGAATATCCGGCGCAAGGCACTGGCTGCTGCTGGCCCGACGGTTGGTAGTGCGCCCAAAACCGGCCTGCGCCTGCCGCGTATCCTGTCGGGCAATCCCGCCGCCATCCTGCTGGTTCTTTGCGCGATTGCCGCCATCACTGTGGTCGGCACAGCGATGACCTACAGCCCTGATCAATGCGTCGCTGACATCCGCGCGGCCAAGCGCCTGAAGGCTCAAGAGGCCGTCGAGGCCCTGCGCGCCGCACGCGAGGCACGCGAGCCGGACGAGAGCACGCCCAGTCCCCGCACTGGCGGTGGCAATTCCAGCTTTGGTGGCGTGTTCAACCCCACCAATCTGGGCGGTGAGTCCGAGCCCGAGCCTGTGCCCGAACCTGACCAACCCAAGGCCAAAACCGGCTTTGGTGGCGTGTTCAATCCCACCAATCTGGGGGGCGACAACTGA